The sequence below is a genomic window from Oligoflexus sp..
AAGCGATCATCACCCATCGCGTGCCGCTTGAAGAAGTGTCTGACGCGTATCATATGTTCTCAAGCAAGCTCGACAATTGTATCAAGACGGTTCTGATTCCACCCCGTGGTGCATTTTGAAAGGATATTCCCATGATGCAGATAGAAAACACGGAAATTCCAGGCTGGGGCGCGGACCTTGATCCGGCGCGACGCCCTGCCGTCCCCATGGAGAAAACACCCGAGGGCGGCACGGGTGCGCATTGGGATATACCCGAGCTGCAGCCAGGCTCCGTCAAAATTTTAAAATCCATCGAGCATCCCCGCATGCCGCCCGTGTTCGGGACGACGGTGCCTCCCAGGGGCCTGAGCGGACGTATCAAGGAATTCGCCTATACATATGGCGAAGGTCGCCTGGAACGCTGGCTGCCTATCCTGCTCGCTGATCGCATCGACGTGGTGGAAGGCATCATCGACGATCTGAAAGCGGGGCACATCCCCAATATCCTGGCCGAGATGGGCTGGAAGGCGGAATGGAAATACAACCGTCAGGGCTTCATACGGAAAGCCATGATAGTTTCAGGCATTCTGGCTGGCGGCTACATTATGCTGAAGAGCAGAAGATCCAGGCTGTCGGTGTGATCCTACAGGCGAACTAATGTGCATGAAGAGCGACCGAAGGCCGAGAGCCCCGGTCGCCGGATCAGAAATCAGAACTGTTCGTAGCATTGAACCTGATAGCAGTCGAGCTTATTGCGCCCGCAGATTTCCCAGGTTTTTATCCGGGCCAGAGCCTCGTCACGGCCCATCTGCATCGCCACGATAAAGCCCTCGTCATTGAAGGCCTGGCAGATGTAAAACTCACGATTCCAGTCATCTATGTCTCGAAGCTGAGTCGACTCGGACTCGTCCGAAGCCAGCAGGGGCATGCTTCCCAGAAGACCGAACATGACAAAAGGCAAAATGATGCGCATACGAGATTTCTCCTCTCCTCGTTATTGGAAAGTTGTTTGGTGATTCTGAAAGCAGTCTACTAATAGATCTACAAAACGGAAGTCTTTACTGAATCTTTACCGGAATTTGCCGAAAATGAACGAATTCCTACAGAAAACTCCGTGATCGCCGCTTCATGATGTCTCGTAATTTTTTTAAACTACAAAAAAAGTGCTAGTAAAAACCGTGGGATGATCAGGGTAAGAAAAAATCTCAGCTCGCGGGATTCGAATACCGATACGCATCCCATGAAAGTTCATAAAGGAAGGGGATGCCATGCATGTCATGTCGGGCCTTGGTTTGCGGCTGATCAGCCTCGGGATGGGGCTGATGCTGACGGCGTGTTCGCGGGAACCGCGCCACACCTCGCCGCGCCTGGGGGAAATCGTATCCATTCAGCCGATTGCCATCGACATGCAGCTTGCGTCCACCGCCCCGAAGAATGTGCCGCTGAAGCTCAACATCATGTGGGGCGGGCGGATGCTGACCGGCGACAAGGGGGATACGACGCTGAACTTCTATGAAAAGTCGGGTCGCGTCCGCTACAGCAAATCCTGGAACCAGCTCAGCAACGCTTATCGCGAGACGGACTGCAGCAACCAGGCGATCGCCACTCTCGACGGTTCCCTCATGGGATCGGCTTTGATCTGTGACGGCAGCCTGAACCTTGATGGGATCGTGAGCATCGAAGGCGTTGACGCCAAAGGTGAAAAACGCAGCGCGACGAGCTGGTCGGTTTACATGCTCAACGAGAATGTGGCTGCGGCTTCGATAGGTCTTTACTAAGGCACCATACAAAGGCTTTTGGCCAAAGGGGATAGGGAATGTCGCACATTCTGCCAACGTTCATCATCATCATGCTCGTCACCGGCAGTGCCGCGTGCAATAAAAGCGGCCTGCGCGGTGGGACGGCCATCACCCAAACGCCCCCGGAAAAGCAGCCGGAAACTGCGCCCGTGGTTGAAGAGCTGCCCGCAACGCCAGCCTCGACTGTGAATACGAGCATCATGGCCGAAAACATCAGTGATATGGTGATCACGCCAGCTTTCAAAGGCGGATTTGAAACGAAGCCGCTGGTTCCCAATGAAGAGAATCATGTTTGGGTGGCGACCGCTGCCGGTGATGTTCAGCATCTGCGTCTGGAAAAAGGCGTGGTCAAAAGCCGGAAGAGCTGGAGCCAGGTGACGCCGGCCGGTGGAACCCGGACTTATGTGCTGGAAGGCGGCGCGGTGATGCTCGCCAAGAACGGTGGACATCTTTATTTCCTGAATGATGCCGTGCCCGAAGGCGCGATCGATAAAGCCCCCGCCAAGGGCAATTACTTTCAGCTGGCCGGTGTCGGCGCCGCGGAGCGAAGCTGCATCGTGAGCTATCGCAAAAACGGCAAACGCTATATAGGCATCGGCTATGGAGTCGGCAATTTCGTTGAGATCGAACAGGATGACAAGCCACCCTATGCGCCGAAGTTCGCGACGGTGACAGCGCCTGTCAAAGCCTCGGCGACCGTGCAGTGGGGCTATAGCTGCTTCATCGACCAGACGCGCCTTCATTATTACGGACAGTTCGTGCGCGGCGCGACCATCGGTCTGGATCTGAAGACGATGACGCCGCTCGATCTGAGCAAGGCTCCCAACAAAGCCTTTGTGTCCACCAATATCCCTGCGATCACAGTCGGCGTGAATTCCAACGGCAACGGCAGCTATGCGATGGCCGGTGATCGCCTGGGTAACGTCTTCAACGGTGATGGCTACTACACGATGGCGTTCGAACCAAGGCAGTCCATGGTCTGGGGTTCCGCGGGCACCAACTTGAATGTCTATCCGCATGACTGCCTTTATAAGACGCCCGAGTGCAAGGGCTTTGCCACCTACAACATGATGGAAAGCATAGGCGCCCAGGTCGGGCCCTTGAGCGCGCTGGGTGATGGCAGCATGGTGGGCATGGTGCGCGGAATCGGTGACGTCTACCTGATCAAACTCAAAGTTCCCGGCAATGCCACAGGCGGTATCGAAGCGGTGAAAATCGCGGAAAAGGTCGGCAACGGCGGTGATCCTTATATGTATACGGATTTCACCGGAGCGACTCTTTATTTGACCAACACCTTGAATGAATTCGATTTCACGAAGATGGGCACGTTTGATGTCAAAAGCCCCTTACGGCAACTGGGTTTCACCTGGACCCAGGTCGATGGAACGCCGGAAGAATTCAAGGACATCAAGGTGGATATACGCTGCTTCAGCGATGAGGCGAACAAGGGTGAATTCCAGACCGTGGAGATTACTGCGAAGCCGAAATCCGTTCAGCTCCTGACGGTCGCCAGCTGCGTGGATAAACTGGTGACCAAGGCTGAACTGCGGATGACGCAGGTGGGAACGACCAGCACCAGCCTGATGGGTGTGAAGGTCGTTCAGCTGACAGCTTTTCAATAAATAAAAGCGTCTTATCATTTTTGGGGGATAGGGTGATGAGAATTCGGACACGACTGCTCTTCAGCGTATGCGCGATCCTGAGCATCCAATGCTCCAAGGTGAGATCCGAAGACCAACGCGGCCTGGCCGGCAAAAGCATCGCGGAGAATCCTGGAGAAGGGGATGCCGTGGTCGAGGATATGCCGAAGCCGGGGACCGATGCCGTGATTACCAGTGGCAGCGATCTTCCGCCGCTCAAAGTGGGGGCTGAAGTCGACGTCACGGCCATGCCGCCTGGCTTTTTGGACGAGATCAGCCAGATCAGCAAAATCAGCCCCACCAAAACTTTGCTGTACAGCAAAAGCAATATCGCGTGGCTGCTCGATGAGGAAAAGATGGGCCTTCTCACCAAAATGCAGAGTGCGGTGACGGCCCCCAGCGGCACCCGCATGTATGTGCAGGAAGGCCAGCATTTCTGGTTGTTCGGCACGATGAGCATCGCCTTTCCCGCCACCAAGCAGGCGGAGGACCTGGGGCAGGTGACCCTTTTGAATATCACGCCCGAGCTGATGAAGGATCCTCAGCATAAGGTCCTGTTCGTTGGCCCTAACAGCATTATTCTGGGAGCGGAAGGCAAGGCCAATATCCTGACTCGCGAAGGGGACAAGGTCCGTTCTTTGAACCTTGATTTGCCGAAGCAAAGCGGGCAGACGGTGGCCGTGACCGCTGCGGGACAAGGGGAGAACCAGGACCTTTTCTGGTTTCTGACGGCCGAGCAGCTGCTTCTTTTGAAGCGCAGCGAAAACAATCAATGGAACTGGCGCGTGGCCAAATTCAAAGTGGATCCCGGCGTGGCGGGAACTCCGGGTCAGGTGGCGATGATGCTGTCGCAGGGCGAGAAGGAAGTGGCTTTCATGGGCCGCACCTTTGTTTTGAATGCGGGCAAGCTCTATGAAAAAGATGCCCTGAAGCTGAGCGTGCCGGATGAAAAAGCGGCCGCGATCGCTCAGGAGTTTACGACCAAGGTCGCGCCGATCCTGAAGAATAATTGCATCAGTTGCCATCCGGGTTACGATACCCAGGCGGTGGCTACGGACAAGGCCGCGGCCTATAAAACCCATCTGATGAACAAGACGATGCCGCCGGCACCGAACGCGCCTCTTTCCGATGCGGACACCAAGATCGTTCTGGACTGGTATGCCAGCATCCCGCTTTAAAAAATTTCCGGCCGCCTCAATAAATGCGGCTTGCCTTGCGTCCTCCTTCGGGGCCATTGTCCCCCGAGGAGGTGCATGTGAAAACGATCGCCGCAATCTTGGTTCCCTTGATCCTGACCTCATGCGTGACCACGTCCCTTGCGCACAATCCCCAAGAGCCCTCGCTATCCTGGGATGCCGCCTGTCAGCCTGAAAATCTGCAGGGTATGACCAGCTGGATACTCCTGACCTGCACCATGACCAATCGCAGCGAAGAAACGCTGAACTTCCAGGCTATCGAACACATTCAGACCGATAAGGACGCCTGGCGACAGCCCGATGCGGATGAACTCGCTATTTTAAAACGCGATCTTGAACGCCGCACTCCGTCCAGGAATCTGCCATTGATGCTGAACGGTGGGGATCGGCTGGAAGGGTTCGTGGCGCAGATGCTGGTGGTTTCGGGACTCTGGTTGACGCAGAGTCTCAAGGATCCGGTCCAACTTCCGGAAAAGACCGAAAAATCAGTCGATGTGAAAGCGGGCGGACATGTTCGGCAGGCTTTTGTCTTGTATAAGGAGTCCATGGAATCGCCGGCTTATGCCATACTCAGCAGTGCCGATGGCGGCTTTCGGAAACGGGTGGACTTCCTTCCAGTTGCGCGGCAAAGGGTCACAACGCCTTGAACCCGAGGTCCAGGCAAAGAATTCTTTACCTGCCGCGATGACTTAATAAGTTGACAGAACAAGCCTCTGGAGCTAGTTTGCGGCTCTCTGGATCGGGCCTCCGCCCGTCCGCCTGGCAAACTGATCTTCAAGAGGCTGGAATTTTATGAAAAGCACACACTTCGCTCTCATCATCCCTGCGCTGTCCGCTTTGTTCATCACGGCCTGCGGTCAGCAGAGTGATGAATCGGATCTGAATGGTTCCCGCAAAAAACATTACGTCCTGGCCTGCGATGGTTTCGTCTTTGATAATAGCGATCCCTTCGGTCGTCGCGTGACTTTCGCTCGCGAAGGCAGCAAGCAATTCAAGCAGTCCAGTGATTTTGTCGTCTCGAACGAAACGAGCGAGTTCCGCAACGTGGTGTCGAACATGGCTGGTGACTGTGTCAGCGGCGCGAACAAGATCCAGGGCTTCGTGCCCAACATCTGCGGTCAGATCAATGCCGTCGATCCACAGCTTTCTTTCAACAGCCTGCAGCTTGAATATAACAAGGTCGTCTACAAAGGCAGCTGGTCCTGCAACCTGAAAGAAAAATCCAAGTAAGGCTTTTCAGGGAAGTTTCTGCCACCAGCGACCCCATCCGGGCGCTGGTTCCACTTCATAAAGCTCCAAAGTCCCAGATCGACGACTTACCCATAGCAAGCCATCCTCGAAGTACACATAGCGGCGATAACCGTTGATAAAGGTATTGGTTTCGAAGGTCAGACCTGACCCTTTTGAATTCCACTTCGGAGTTTGATAAAGGTCCCAGCCGTCCGCGCGCTTCACCAGCACTCCAAAATAACGACCAAGGCAGTAGAGTTCACCCTTGCGATTGAAACCGAGCCGCGCGCAGTGAATCGCACCGTCGCCGGGCAGGATTTCGGTTTCCCACTTATTATTCCGATAAACGCCGATCACGCCCCGCTGCTCCTGGTCCACGCCAGTGACCCAGAGTTCGCCAGCATGCCCGGTCGCATCATAGATTTTCGGCAAGGTCTGATCGGGGCCGGTCAGAGTTCGCAGTCCAGTGATCTCGTTCCAGGCATAAAGATCGTAAAGCGCCGAGGTCCCATCCTCGACCGTGCGGTTATCACGCCAGACCATATCTCCATTGGGAAGCGGAATGAATTCTTCGGCACAGGCAAGGCCATCGGCATCATCCACCTGCAGTCGGCAGGGCTGAACCCGCACTGGTTTTTGATCTTGAATGAAGAAATTGCCACCGGGTTTGGTGAAGTCACCCGTATCGACCATGGAAAACCAAAGCCGACCCTTGGCATCACGCTGGGCGGCCCGGAGCTGGGCATTGGCTCCCCGGAGTTTCATGGCGTCAAAGGCGAGATCCTTTTGATAGCCTGTCTCCGTGATATCCACCTTCCGCATCCAATCGGACGATTCCCACTGCGAGACACCGATGAGGCTGGTGAGACGCCCTTGATCGAAGAGAACTGAGGTCACGGTATTGAAGGGCAGTCCGTTGGTTTCATCACGCCGCTCCAAAGCTTTTTCGGACAGACGGGTGAGTCCGGCCCAGACCATGCCCAGATGCAGGACGCCTTGTTCCATGCGGAAAAGGTGAGTGGTCCCGCCTCCCCATTGCCTTGGCATATAAAACTGATTCGGCTTGATCAGTGTGCGGGTCAGAACTCCGCCTTTGACACTCAAAAGCGCGTCGCCTTCATCAAAAAATACTGTCGGATCCCAGCCCTCATAATTTTCGCCGAAGTTATTCGGAGCCGGACCGTTGATGATCTTGCTGTTGAACTTATTGAAGACTATGGTTTCTCGCGAAGCCATATCCGGGATGAAGGTAAGATCGCCAGCGCGCAGAATCACATAGCTGCCGTCGTCGAACTGATAGGCCCCGGCTGTCAGGCCCGCTTTGGGATGCAGACGCTGATGCGCGATATCCAGATGACGCCAGACGCCGTTTTCCAGCACATCCATTTGATTTTTGCCCGTGGTCCAGACGCGATCCTTCTGATCCCGAAAAAGCGTGCGGCGGCGCAGCACCAGGGCCGGACCCTGATATTCGGGAAAGGCGGTCAGCTCGCAGCGCTTCGTTTTGATGTCGAAGGTATAGTAACGATCCTGCGACAGCAGCGTGAGCTGGCTATCGAACTGAACCAGTATCTTCGGCTCTTCCCTTTCGCTCGCATTGCCCCAGACCGGACAGGCGAAGGTTTGACGTTGACCATCGGAACCGATGCGAATCAGAGCCTCATCCGCCGTTTGCCCCGCAATCCAGAGAGCCCCGGAATCCAGGCGATCGACGATGGCTGCGGCTTCGGTCATATCCAGGCCTTCCGTTCCGGTCGGCTGCAGCCAGCGATTGGTGGCAGGAAGCCATTCCCATAGGGCCAGACGATTGCGCTGCGGCAGCGGCTGAAACAGCATAAAATAACGGCCATCGGAATAACGGAGCTTCATCGGCTCCCAGCCGGCAGGATAGTCGATCGAAGTCCACTTGCCAAAGCTGCCACTCAGGATTTCCCTGGGTTGACTGTCATCATCTGCGGTCTTGCGAATCAGCCAGTACTGGCCCGGGCTGGTCATGGTCATGTCTTCGATGCCCGTGAGCATCTGACCCTTCCACTGATCGGCTGTGAACTGCGGATAAAGGTCTGGATCCACCATCACCATCGCTGAATCGGTGGCTGTCTTTTTACCTTTGTCAGCTGTTCGCACCTCCAGAATGATTTCCCGACTCGCGGGGAATTTCTTCCAAAGCGTCTCATCCATTCGAAAGGCGATATCGGGACTGCAGGGCGTCCAGTCTTCGAAGCGCTGGTCCTGGCAACGTGCGCTATCACAGATGGCGAAACTTCCGGCGATGACGGTCACCGCATCCATCTGCATCCGCACCCGGCACTGCAGGTTGCCCGCAAGGGTCGCGGCGGAACTGATATCATCTTTCAGTTCCACGCGGGCTTCATAATAAGCAAAGGGCAAACGGTCCACATGGCCCAGACGGTTTCTTTGTTTCCGCGTCCAGCGGATCGTGATCTCGGGTGGACTGCGATCCAAAACCAAAGGCAGCGGCGCGCGTTCCAGTCGATTGCCGTAGGCGTCTTCCGCCACAAGATAAAGGCGGAAACGGCCGCCGGTGGCAGGGAGCTGCCAGTCCTTCAACGGACGAAAGTCTTCAGGTTTCTGACAGTCGCGGTCCTGGGCCGCGAGGCAGTAGCTGGCATTCACGCCGACGTCGACCTGAACGGGCAGGCTCTCATCACCATTCATCGAGATGAGTCCCTCACTGTCAAGACTTACATCCAAACGAGGCGTGCCCGTGAACATCGACATCCGGCAGCCGGGTGCGAGCGGATTTTTTTCGCCGAAAGGATTCGTCAGCACCGGGGTGACCAGGTATTCCCCGTTTTCCCATTCGGCTGTGTAAGTGGATTGCGGCGTCAGTCCACGAGCAGGCTCGACCAGGGTATCGGTGCGGCTCCATTCCCGGTCCAGGGCCTGAATGCTCACGGCGAGGCGCTGGCCTTTGAGTTGGAAAAGATCGGTGATGGTCATCGGAATATTCGCGCCGCGACGCAGGCGGCGGCCTTCAGTTGGGCAGTCCCACTGAAAACCCGGAGCTGTCCAGGTGACGAGCCGCAGATCCTCGGTCAAGGCCAGGCGGGCGGAAACCACACGAAAGCTCCGTTCCCTGCCATCGACCAACACATACTCATCACCCTCGGGGACATCGAGGCAGGCGTATGCCGTCAGCCCCTCGTCGCGTTCTTGGCCATTCAGCGTGCGAAGGCTCAGCTGCTTCCGATCGTCTGCGGTATAGCGTTCCCCATTTTTTTTGAAAAGCGGGGCCGGCATGCCGTGAACGCTGGGTCCGCAGAGACGCCGATTCGTATCGATGCGGTCCTGAAGGGAACCCGAACAGCTCAGAACAAAGGGCAGAAGGCACAGGAGATATTTCATCATGGGAACGTCCAGGCGATCAGGGTTGATACTTTGGTCCAACGCCATACGCGGGGATAGCCCGGGTCGTCCGGTCCTGGCATCCCTTCGGTATCCAGCCTGAGTCCGAATCTCAGATTCCGCTCGACATCATCCCAGCCTGCTTCGGCGCTGAAGCCAAAAAGAGGACGCGTGAGGGTCTGATTTTTTTGCAGGGACGCGGCGTCGTCCAGCTGACGCTCCAGATAAAGAAGGCCGAGGCCGGCCCCGGCGCTAAGGTACCAATCCGGATCGCGTTTGCTTCCAGACCGGCGGAAATCCGCTCCGGTCCAGGTCTGGGCAAGATGGGCGGTCACTTCCGTCCAGCTTAGATTTTGCGGGACGGGAAGGCCTTCGGAATCGACCTGATCTTTTTTCTGCGCACGGAAAAGAGTCAGCTCACCGTGCCACGGCCCCAGCACCTGATCATGCCACCAGCTGAGCTGAAGTCCGGGCAGAGGGTCCGGGCCCAGTTTGTCGCGAAGATCCGCCTGCAGCAGCCAGAGCTGAGCGGGACCGATGCGAACGGCCTGCTCGGGTTTATATTCAAGAAAGCGCGCGAGGGAATATTCGCGGCCCTCTTCCAGCGTGATGTCCTTGACCATCAGCAGCTTATCCTTCTGATCCCGGATCGAAAGACGATAGGAACCGGCGGGAATCGAAGCGCCGCCCTTTTTCAGATCGGCCAGTTCCTTTCCGTTCAATTCCACTTTCAGTTTACGCATCATCTGCTCGTAAGCAAAAAGCAGGGGATTGCCCTTCTTTTTTTCCCCGCGCACGATCACGGGGTCGCTGCCCACGATCTCGATGCGGGCTGTGGGATGCTGACGACCCTCGCTTTCTTCGATGACCCTGCGGCTCGCATGATTGTGCGCTTCGGTAATGGAGATGGCTCCATCCTGATTCATATCGTACTGAAAGCCTTCGATCAGATAATGAGTGTAAAGGCTAGCCTGATGCCGCGCGGACTCGATCGCTTCCTCGCCCCAGGCGCTGGCGGCCAGGATGATGGAACCTTCCACCGCGTTCCCCAGGTTCGCGTCCTCGATCGCCCCTTTTTGTCGGGCGAGAAGGTCGAGAATTTTCTGGTTGAGTTTGGACTTGCCGCTGCCCGAGTAGCAGGTGTCCAGGATCAGAACCTTGCGGCGGGATTTTAGTTTCTGGAAGGTCTCGAAGAGCTGGGTGTGCGTGACGCCCGAGAGAGCCGGCGCTTCAGAGTCGGTGTCCGCGGTCACGATCACTTTTTCCAGAGTCGTGCGACCGTCCTGAATATTCTTGCCGATAGTCCCATGCGCCGAGACATAAATCAAAACGGTGTCGTCTTCGGAGAAGTTTTCCTTGTCCAGTTGCGTCAGGGCCTTCATCACATCATCACGCGTGACCCAAAGGTCCTTCTGAGTCCGGGAACTCAAAACCACACCACCATCAAAGGTGGAATCCAGCGCCCTGGCAAAGTCCTGCGCGTCCTTGCCTGCATACTTCAGCTGGCCCCAGTAGGAGTCTTTGTACTGATCAATGCCGATCGCAAGATAAAGCTGGCGGGCTGCGTGCAGCGGCTCGTGCTTTGCGAGCAAGAGGATGAGAATCAGGGCTTTGAACAGGGTGGGGCGC
It includes:
- a CDS encoding caspase family protein; translated protein: MRPTLFKALILILLLAKHEPLHAARQLYLAIGIDQYKDSYWGQLKYAGKDAQDFARALDSTFDGGVVLSSRTQKDLWVTRDDVMKALTQLDKENFSEDDTVLIYVSAHGTIGKNIQDGRTTLEKVIVTADTDSEAPALSGVTHTQLFETFQKLKSRRKVLILDTCYSGSGKSKLNQKILDLLARQKGAIEDANLGNAVEGSIILAASAWGEEAIESARHQASLYTHYLIEGFQYDMNQDGAISITEAHNHASRRVIEESEGRQHPTARIEIVGSDPVIVRGEKKKGNPLLFAYEQMMRKLKVELNGKELADLKKGGASIPAGSYRLSIRDQKDKLLMVKDITLEEGREYSLARFLEYKPEQAVRIGPAQLWLLQADLRDKLGPDPLPGLQLSWWHDQVLGPWHGELTLFRAQKKDQVDSEGLPVPQNLSWTEVTAHLAQTWTGADFRRSGSKRDPDWYLSAGAGLGLLYLERQLDDAASLQKNQTLTRPLFGFSAEAGWDDVERNLRFGLRLDTEGMPGPDDPGYPRVWRWTKVSTLIAWTFP